One stretch of Amycolatopsis tolypomycina DNA includes these proteins:
- a CDS encoding UDP-N-acetylglucosamine 2-epimerase has product MISFILGTTAELIKIAPVYHGIRERGMRPKIWFTAQHVDEVADVLADLNMPEPDVWLVPEDKAHNLESPAQVPGWAAQVLRTAWSRRQELRAALTEDGRPPLVLVHGDTFTTPYGSLIGKRILKSRVGHVEAGARSGSILSPLPEELNRKIAAKIVDIHFAPSIREVNNLRNARGVVVDTEANTAIDAMRLAINGPLDVPNLPEKFGLATLHRFELVSRPDKYREALEILREQSRKMPILYMAGAPEREKIRSLGIGNIFDDQFIVQPKMRYLKFLPLVARAEYVVTDSGGLSAECYYLGLPCAVHRERTETPQHLGETVVLTEMRGDKLQNFLDTYQNRRGESWMDKYHPSEIVVDTLAQLGYC; this is encoded by the coding sequence GTGATTTCCTTCATTCTCGGCACCACCGCGGAACTGATCAAGATCGCGCCCGTCTACCACGGGATCCGCGAGCGCGGGATGCGGCCGAAGATCTGGTTCACCGCCCAGCACGTCGACGAGGTCGCCGACGTCCTCGCGGACCTGAACATGCCGGAGCCGGACGTCTGGCTGGTGCCGGAGGACAAGGCGCACAACCTCGAGTCGCCCGCCCAGGTGCCGGGCTGGGCCGCGCAGGTGCTGCGGACGGCGTGGAGCCGCCGCCAGGAGCTGCGCGCCGCGCTGACCGAGGACGGCCGTCCCCCGCTGGTGCTGGTGCACGGCGACACGTTCACCACGCCGTACGGCTCGCTGATCGGCAAGCGGATCCTCAAGTCCCGCGTCGGCCACGTCGAGGCGGGCGCGCGGTCGGGCAGCATCCTCTCGCCGCTGCCGGAGGAGCTGAACCGCAAGATCGCGGCGAAGATCGTCGACATCCACTTCGCGCCGAGCATCCGCGAGGTCAACAACCTCCGCAACGCCCGCGGTGTGGTCGTCGACACCGAGGCGAACACGGCGATCGACGCGATGCGCCTGGCCATCAACGGGCCGCTCGACGTGCCGAACCTGCCGGAGAAGTTCGGCCTGGCCACGCTGCACCGCTTCGAGCTGGTTTCGCGCCCGGACAAGTACCGCGAGGCGCTGGAGATCCTGCGCGAGCAGAGCCGCAAGATGCCGATCCTGTACATGGCCGGCGCGCCGGAGCGCGAGAAGATCCGCTCGCTGGGCATCGGGAACATCTTCGACGACCAGTTCATCGTCCAGCCGAAGATGCGCTACCTGAAGTTCCTGCCGCTGGTGGCCCGCGCCGAGTACGTCGTCACCGATTCGGGTGGTCTTTCGGCGGAGTGCTACTACCTGGGCCTGCCGTGCGCGGTGCACCGCGAGCGCACGGAGACGCCGCAGCACCTCGGCGAGACGGTCGTGCTGACGGAGATGCGCGGCGACAAGCTGCAGAACTTCCTCGACACGTACCAGAACCGGCGTGGCGAGTCCTGGATGGACAAGTACCACCCGTCCGAGATCGTCGTCGACACGCTGGCCCAGCTCGGCTACTGCTGA
- a CDS encoding glucosaminidase domain-containing protein produces the protein MIHIGLAALLLTSGYQESYVNEVHPIATAINAAYDIPASVTVAQSILESNWGRSKLSTAERNYFGFKCVTPTSPGPIALRCVSYPTTECVPAPCHPVDAYFRSYASIDDSFRDYGRLLTTSPNYAAALPMRKDPDAFIRAVARKYATDPEYANKVIRLMDLYDLRRFDR, from the coding sequence ATGATCCACATCGGACTGGCGGCCCTGCTGCTGACTTCGGGTTACCAGGAGTCGTACGTCAACGAGGTGCACCCGATCGCAACGGCGATCAACGCGGCGTACGACATCCCGGCGTCGGTGACGGTGGCGCAGTCGATCCTCGAGTCGAACTGGGGTCGCAGCAAGCTGTCCACGGCCGAGCGGAACTACTTCGGCTTCAAGTGCGTGACCCCGACGAGCCCGGGACCGATCGCCCTGCGCTGCGTGTCGTACCCGACAACGGAGTGCGTCCCGGCACCGTGCCACCCGGTGGACGCGTATTTCCGCTCGTACGCCTCGATCGACGACTCGTTCCGCGACTACGGCCGCCTGCTGACGACGTCACCGAACTACGCGGCGGCGCTGCCGATGCGGAAGGATCCGGACGCGTTCATCCGGGCGGTGGCGCGGAAGTACGCCACCGACCCGGAGTACGCGAACAAGGTGATCAGGCTGATGGACTTGTACGACCTGCGCCGCTTCGACCGGTGA
- the recR gene encoding recombination mediator RecR codes for MYEGVVQDLIDELGRLPGVGPKSAQRIAFHLLAADPADISRLQDVLGKVKEGVQFCEICGNVSEQPTCRICRDERRDLTVICVVEEPKDVLAVERTREFKGRYHVLGGALDPLSGIGPEQLRMRELLKRIGEADIKEIIIATDPNTEGEATATYLVRMLRDFPGLSVTRLASGLPMGGDLEFADELTLGRALSGRRVL; via the coding sequence TTGTACGAAGGTGTCGTCCAGGACCTGATCGACGAGCTCGGGCGCCTGCCCGGGGTCGGGCCGAAGAGCGCCCAGCGGATCGCGTTCCACCTGCTGGCCGCGGATCCGGCGGACATCTCGCGGCTGCAGGACGTCCTCGGCAAGGTCAAGGAGGGCGTGCAGTTCTGCGAGATCTGCGGCAACGTCTCCGAGCAGCCGACGTGCCGCATCTGCCGCGACGAGCGCCGCGACCTCACGGTCATCTGCGTGGTCGAGGAGCCGAAGGACGTCCTGGCGGTCGAGCGCACCCGCGAGTTCAAGGGCCGCTACCACGTCCTGGGCGGCGCGCTCGACCCGCTGTCGGGCATCGGCCCGGAACAGCTGCGGATGCGTGAGCTCCTCAAGCGCATCGGCGAGGCGGACATCAAGGAGATCATCATCGCCACGGACCCCAACACGGAGGGCGAGGCAACGGCGACGTACCTGGTCCGCATGCTGCGCGACTTCCCGGGCCTGAGCGTGACGCGGCTGGCGTCGGGGCTGCCGATGGGCGGTGACCTGGAGTTCGCGGACGAGCTGACGCTGGGCCGCGCCCTGTCGGGCCGCCGTGTCCTCTGA
- a CDS encoding YbaB/EbfC family nucleoid-associated protein: protein MAQPGGGFDLSQLMQQAQQMQQKLVEAQEELANTEVTGTAGGGLVTATVSGDSQLKSLQIDPKVVDPDDVETLSDLIVAAVRDASASAQKLTEQKLGPLAGGLGGGGGMPDLGSLGFGG, encoded by the coding sequence ATGGCCCAACCCGGCGGCGGCTTCGACCTTTCCCAGCTGATGCAGCAGGCGCAGCAGATGCAGCAGAAGCTCGTCGAGGCCCAGGAAGAGCTGGCCAACACCGAGGTCACCGGCACGGCCGGCGGCGGACTGGTCACCGCGACCGTCTCCGGTGACAGCCAGCTGAAGAGCCTGCAGATCGACCCGAAGGTGGTCGACCCGGACGACGTCGAGACGCTGTCCGACCTGATCGTCGCGGCGGTGCGCGACGCCTCGGCGAGCGCGCAGAAGCTCACCGAGCAGAAGCTCGGCCCGCTGGCCGGCGGGCTCGGCGGCGGTGGCGGCATGCCGGACCTCGGCAGCCTCGGCTTCGGCGGCTGA
- a CDS encoding N-acetylmuramoyl-L-alanine amidase translates to MVAVRRATVPLLLAGALLLTGCSDDAPAAAPPPVPVVTTASATPTPTPSPSSVAPSPSPSPSPSSAGAGKVVVLDPGHNGGNGAHPAEINRQVPAGRGQTKPCNTTGTATNAGYPEHAFTFDVAQRVGKLLADKGIRVVYTRQDDTGVGPCVDRRAAIGNEAAADAVVSIHADGSEAAGANGFHVAYSAPPLNAAQGAPSTRLAQTLRDTMRASGFGTANYIGANGLSPRADLAGLNLSTRPAALVECGNMRNATEAARMTSADGRQQYASAIAAAIEAYLAA, encoded by the coding sequence GTGGTCGCCGTGCGACGCGCGACTGTCCCCCTGCTGCTGGCCGGTGCCCTGCTGCTCACCGGCTGCTCCGACGACGCTCCGGCGGCTGCGCCTCCACCCGTCCCGGTGGTCACCACTGCCTCTGCCACGCCCACGCCCACACCGTCGCCTTCTTCGGTCGCGCCGTCGCCGTCGCCCTCGCCCTCGCCCTCGTCAGCGGGGGCTGGGAAGGTCGTCGTGCTCGATCCCGGGCACAACGGCGGCAACGGCGCCCACCCGGCGGAGATCAACCGCCAGGTGCCTGCCGGGCGCGGGCAGACCAAGCCGTGCAACACGACCGGCACCGCGACCAACGCGGGTTACCCGGAGCACGCGTTCACGTTCGACGTCGCCCAGCGGGTCGGAAAGCTGCTGGCGGACAAGGGAATCCGCGTGGTCTACACGCGGCAGGACGACACGGGCGTCGGCCCCTGCGTCGACCGCCGGGCGGCGATCGGCAACGAGGCGGCCGCCGACGCGGTCGTCTCCATCCACGCCGACGGCTCGGAAGCGGCCGGGGCGAACGGCTTCCACGTCGCGTACTCGGCACCGCCGCTGAACGCCGCGCAGGGGGCACCGTCGACGCGGCTGGCCCAGACTCTGCGCGACACGATGCGCGCGAGCGGCTTCGGCACGGCGAACTACATCGGCGCGAACGGCCTGTCCCCCCGCGCGGACCTGGCCGGCCTCAACCTCTCGACGCGCCCAGCGGCCCTGGTCGAGTGCGGCAACATGCGCAACGCCACGGAGGCGGCCCGCATGACCAGCGCGGACGGCCGCCAGCAGTACGCGTCGGCCATCGCCGCGGCCATCGAGGCCTACCTGGCTGCCTGA
- a CDS encoding DNA polymerase III subunit gamma and tau — protein MALALYRKYRPATFAEVVGQEHVTDPLRTALSAGRINHAYLFSGPRGCGKTSSARIMARSLNCAKGPTPDPCGECNSCRALAPEGPGSVDVTELDAASHGGVDDARELRDKAFYAPAESRYRVFIIDEAHMVTTQGFNALLKIVEEPPEHVIFIFATTEPDKVLTTIRSRTHHYPFRLIPPSSMRSLLERNIAAEGVEVEPAVYPLVIRAGGGSARDTQSVLDQLLAGAGPEGVSYARAVALLGVTDVALIDDMVDALSTEDAATVFGTVEKLTEAGHDPRRFATDLLDRLRDLVLLRAVPESAGGLVSAPEEELSRMVAQAERIGLATLSRYADIVHSGLLEMRGATSPRLVLELLCARMLLPSVTDAEKALLARIERLERRATVAGGGGAPAEGGVEPPVRAAPEREFSRPSQRSAPAGPPPVPEPVKAPGRPAAAQPGDGGWGSPRTPGGGTAAAAAAATQAPGSGTSVQAPGSGTPTRGSGTLAAASGGGASAPASGGGTSAPAPGSGTPASGGGSSAAAAAQAPAAAASAPAQSGDGWGAVRTPGGGTSAPAAAESGAPASAPEAAPAASGALDAAGIRNIWPQLMTALRKFTGGRSLEAMLTQATVASVEGNAVTLTHKSEPLARRLSDQDNARKIAGALTDVLGGDWQVRCVHGTAPAAAPAARPQPAAPAPERSFTRQSAAAAAPAEAPARPATPPPPARPKVTTTEPDIPLPPEPSDEDDEDLYNEDASPAPPPPPPPPDQDPDEVARKLLSEHLGARPLD, from the coding sequence GTGGCTCTCGCGCTGTACCGCAAGTACCGTCCGGCGACCTTCGCCGAGGTCGTCGGTCAGGAGCATGTGACCGATCCTCTCCGCACGGCGCTGTCCGCCGGGCGGATCAACCACGCCTACCTCTTCTCGGGGCCGCGCGGCTGCGGCAAGACGTCCAGCGCGCGCATCATGGCGCGCTCGCTGAACTGCGCCAAGGGCCCGACGCCGGACCCGTGCGGCGAGTGCAACTCGTGTCGCGCGCTGGCGCCCGAGGGGCCGGGCAGCGTCGACGTCACGGAGCTGGACGCGGCGAGCCACGGTGGTGTCGACGACGCCCGCGAGCTGCGCGACAAGGCCTTCTACGCGCCCGCCGAGTCGCGCTACCGCGTGTTCATCATCGACGAGGCGCACATGGTCACCACGCAGGGCTTCAACGCCCTGCTGAAGATCGTGGAAGAGCCGCCCGAGCACGTCATCTTCATCTTCGCGACGACCGAGCCGGACAAGGTGCTCACCACCATCCGCTCGCGCACGCACCACTACCCGTTCCGGCTGATCCCGCCGAGTTCGATGCGCAGCCTGCTGGAGCGCAACATCGCGGCCGAGGGCGTCGAGGTCGAGCCGGCGGTGTACCCGCTGGTCATCCGCGCGGGCGGTGGCTCGGCGCGTGACACGCAGTCGGTGCTCGACCAGCTGCTGGCCGGCGCCGGGCCGGAAGGCGTTTCGTACGCGCGGGCGGTCGCGCTGCTGGGCGTCACCGACGTCGCGCTGATCGACGACATGGTCGACGCGCTCTCGACCGAGGACGCGGCGACGGTGTTCGGCACGGTCGAGAAGCTGACGGAGGCGGGCCACGACCCGCGCCGGTTCGCGACCGACCTGCTCGACCGGCTGCGCGACCTGGTGCTGCTGCGCGCGGTGCCGGAGTCCGCGGGCGGGCTGGTGTCCGCGCCGGAGGAGGAGCTCTCGCGGATGGTCGCGCAGGCCGAGCGGATCGGCCTCGCCACCCTCTCGCGCTACGCCGACATCGTCCACAGTGGACTCCTGGAGATGCGGGGCGCGACGTCGCCGCGGCTCGTGCTCGAGCTGCTGTGCGCGCGGATGCTGCTGCCTTCGGTGACGGACGCGGAGAAGGCGCTGCTGGCGCGGATCGAGCGCCTGGAGCGCCGGGCGACCGTGGCCGGCGGGGGAGGCGCGCCGGCCGAGGGTGGCGTGGAGCCGCCGGTGCGGGCGGCGCCGGAACGCGAGTTCTCGAGGCCTTCGCAGCGCTCGGCGCCGGCGGGCCCGCCGCCGGTGCCCGAGCCGGTCAAGGCGCCCGGACGGCCCGCCGCGGCTCAGCCGGGTGACGGCGGTTGGGGGAGCCCGCGCACACCGGGTGGTGGCACGGCCGCCGCTGCTGCCGCGGCAACCCAGGCTCCGGGCAGCGGCACCTCGGTCCAGGCTCCGGGCAGCGGCACTCCGACTCGGGGCAGCGGCACCTTGGCAGCGGCTTCGGGTGGCGGCGCCTCGGCCCCGGCTTCAGGTGGCGGCACCTCGGCCCCGGCTCCGGGCAGCGGCACTCCGGCCTCGGGTGGCGGCAGCTCGGCGGCTGCGGCGGCCCAGGCTCCGGCCGCGGCAGCCTCGGCGCCCGCTCAGTCCGGCGACGGCTGGGGTGCGGTGCGCACGCCCGGCGGCGGCACGTCGGCTCCGGCTGCCGCCGAGAGCGGCGCGCCCGCCTCGGCGCCGGAAGCCGCGCCCGCGGCGTCGGGCGCGCTGGACGCCGCCGGGATCCGGAACATCTGGCCGCAGCTGATGACCGCGTTGCGCAAGTTCACCGGTGGCCGCAGCCTCGAGGCGATGCTGACGCAGGCGACGGTGGCGAGCGTCGAGGGCAACGCCGTGACGCTGACCCACAAGTCCGAGCCGCTGGCCCGCCGCCTCTCCGACCAGGACAACGCCCGCAAGATCGCCGGCGCCCTGACCGACGTCCTGGGCGGCGACTGGCAGGTCCGCTGCGTCCACGGCACCGCCCCGGCGGCCGCGCCCGCCGCCCGTCCCCAGCCGGCGGCACCCGCGCCGGAGCGGTCGTTCACGCGCCAGTCGGCGGCGGCCGCGGCACCCGCCGAGGCGCCCGCCCGCCCGGCGACCCCGCCCCCACCGGCGCGGCCCAAGGTCACGACGACCGAGCCGGACATCCCGCTGCCCCCGGAACCCTCCGACGAGGACGACGAGGACCTCTACAACGAGGACGCCAGCCCGGCCCCGCCGCCGCCCCCACCCCCGCCGGACCAGGACCCGGACGAGGTGGCCCGCAAGCTCCTCTCCGAGCACCTCGGCGCCCGCCCCCTCGACTGA
- a CDS encoding ALF repeat-containing protein has translation MRANAVIVAAALAAGVFATPAAADVLPDRAQAVALLETGGPGVARAAETALLGSPADLQAFLATGRRQAQIDDERVLVSQALATGGPATRRTAQQALSGTPDDIREYLANGLQRARITDDRLAVGQAMATGGPTVNARAQQALDGTPADVRAFLETGLQQARDVDDRLTVNQAVADGGPEVKAAAQTALDGTPDDVRYFLSLWRQVATNNDAEVTAVRQQLDAAKAAKAAHRILAVKIAAGTARKIAADARTANTDRLAAQRDRNQQDGRAAAAADAAAQQQAKEAAARAAQAKTDNDKLLADAADPALTVPNGRKASVYLLRNGGAAVENAARAALSGSDDDVVTFVRSGLAVAQEADDRAAVAAIAADPKARPGLRQAARDVLAGPYAGVAALLRTGDYPGRDTDDRIEVNQILAAGGPATKPAAQRALDGTVADIREFLAHGRYTAHLIDLSVYATRTLGEGPEVVAVAQGALDGPDSGLQRYLDVELPKARARDAFTAAHVTKVNALVAETAALVS, from the coding sequence GTGCGTGCAAACGCAGTAATCGTTGCCGCGGCACTCGCGGCCGGCGTCTTCGCGACGCCGGCGGCCGCGGACGTGCTGCCCGACCGGGCACAGGCCGTGGCGCTGCTGGAAACCGGCGGTCCCGGCGTGGCGCGGGCCGCCGAAACGGCGTTGCTCGGCTCGCCGGCCGACCTGCAGGCGTTCCTGGCCACCGGCCGACGGCAGGCGCAGATCGATGACGAGCGGGTCCTCGTCAGCCAGGCGCTCGCCACCGGCGGACCGGCCACCAGGCGCACCGCCCAGCAGGCCCTCTCCGGCACCCCGGACGACATCCGCGAGTACCTGGCGAACGGCCTGCAGCGCGCCCGGATCACCGACGACCGGCTCGCCGTCGGCCAGGCCATGGCCACCGGCGGCCCGACCGTCAACGCCCGTGCCCAGCAGGCCCTCGACGGCACCCCCGCCGACGTCCGGGCCTTCCTGGAGACCGGCCTGCAGCAGGCCAGGGACGTCGACGACCGGCTCACGGTCAACCAGGCCGTGGCCGACGGCGGCCCGGAGGTCAAGGCCGCCGCGCAGACCGCGCTCGACGGCACGCCGGATGACGTCCGGTACTTCCTGTCGCTGTGGCGGCAGGTCGCCACGAACAACGACGCAGAAGTCACCGCGGTCCGGCAGCAGCTGGACGCGGCCAAGGCGGCCAAGGCCGCCCACCGCATCCTGGCGGTGAAGATCGCCGCGGGAACCGCCCGGAAGATCGCCGCGGACGCGCGGACGGCGAACACCGACCGGCTCGCCGCCCAGCGGGACCGGAACCAGCAGGACGGCCGGGCCGCCGCCGCGGCCGACGCGGCCGCGCAGCAGCAGGCCAAGGAGGCCGCGGCGCGCGCCGCGCAGGCCAAGACCGACAACGACAAGCTGCTCGCCGACGCGGCCGACCCGGCGCTGACCGTGCCGAACGGCCGCAAGGCGTCGGTCTACCTGCTCCGCAACGGCGGTGCCGCGGTCGAGAACGCCGCCCGCGCCGCGCTGAGCGGCTCGGACGACGACGTCGTCACGTTCGTGCGCAGCGGTCTCGCCGTCGCGCAGGAGGCCGACGACCGGGCCGCCGTCGCGGCGATCGCGGCGGACCCGAAGGCCCGCCCCGGCCTGCGCCAGGCGGCTCGTGACGTGCTCGCCGGCCCGTACGCCGGGGTCGCCGCGCTGCTGCGCACCGGTGACTACCCGGGCCGGGACACCGACGACCGCATCGAGGTCAACCAGATCCTGGCGGCCGGCGGCCCGGCGACGAAGCCGGCGGCGCAGCGGGCGCTGGACGGCACCGTCGCGGACATCCGCGAGTTCCTGGCCCACGGCCGGTACACCGCGCACCTGATCGACCTGTCGGTGTACGCCACCCGGACGCTGGGGGAAGGCCCCGAGGTCGTCGCGGTCGCGCAGGGCGCCCTCGACGGTCCCGACTCGGGCCTGCAGCGCTACCTGGACGTCGAGCTGCCCAAGGCGCGGGCGCGTGACGCGTTCACCGCGGCGCACGTCACCAAGGTGAACGCTCTGGTCGCCGAAACGGCGGCCCTGGTCTCCTGA
- a CDS encoding spermidine synthase, whose amino-acid sequence MFPITSTPVSRTRKPEPEPGRYPVRFGTAELVRDADRGNAWLVSVDGVAQSYVDLDNPTHLEFDYVRRFGDVVDRLPPGPLDALHIGGAACTLPRYVAASRPGSRQLVFDADGDLVELVRTQLGLRVPGLRVRVTDGREGLATRREDSADLVVVDAFERATLAGGLATLEATTAIAGLLRAPGIYLANITDGAGLPFARRFLATLLEVFPQVMLLADPGVLRGRRFGNLVLAASASDLPTAEIAQKTASAAFPARCVHGAELRKLAGKAAPITDADTPPPPSPPDDVLGLF is encoded by the coding sequence ATGTTTCCGATAACCTCGACGCCTGTGAGCCGCACGCGGAAGCCCGAGCCGGAGCCCGGGCGCTACCCCGTGCGGTTCGGCACGGCGGAGCTGGTCCGCGACGCCGACCGCGGCAACGCCTGGCTGGTGTCGGTGGACGGCGTCGCGCAGTCGTACGTCGACCTCGACAACCCCACCCACCTGGAGTTCGACTACGTCCGCCGGTTCGGCGACGTGGTCGACCGGCTGCCGCCGGGCCCGCTGGACGCGCTCCACATCGGCGGGGCGGCGTGCACGCTGCCGCGGTACGTCGCGGCGTCGCGGCCGGGGTCCCGCCAGCTGGTGTTCGACGCCGACGGTGACCTGGTGGAGCTGGTCCGCACGCAGCTGGGACTGCGGGTGCCGGGCTTGCGCGTCCGGGTGACGGACGGCCGCGAGGGCCTCGCGACGCGCCGGGAGGATTCGGCGGACCTGGTGGTGGTCGACGCGTTCGAGCGCGCCACGCTGGCGGGCGGCCTGGCCACGCTCGAGGCGACAACGGCGATCGCGGGCCTCCTGCGCGCCCCGGGCATCTACCTGGCGAACATCACGGACGGCGCGGGCCTCCCGTTCGCCCGCCGCTTCCTGGCGACGCTGCTCGAGGTCTTCCCCCAGGTGATGCTGCTGGCGGACCCGGGAGTGCTCCGCGGCCGCCGCTTCGGCAACCTGGTGCTGGCAGCCTCGGCGAGCGACCTCCCGACGGCGGAGATAGCGCAGAAGACGGCGTCGGCAGCGTTCCCGGCGCGGTGCGTGCACGGCGCAGAGCTGCGGAAACTGGCAGGCAAGGCGGCGCCGATCACGGACGCGGACACCCCACCACCCCCGAGCCCCCCGGACGACGTGCTGGGCTTGTTCTAG
- a CDS encoding GTP-binding protein produces MDSKPFTEPGARPPAPVKIVIAGGFGVGKTTAVSSISEIKPLTTEAAITSMSADNTGHVPAKTTTTVALDFGCITIDEEVKLYLFGTPGQDRFGFMWQDLVHGALGALVIVDTRRMDDCYPAVDYFENAGLPFVVAVNMFDGSLGHNLEDVRWALAVSDDVPLITFDARQKLSVRDALLAVLHNTFKRARAQAGAGA; encoded by the coding sequence GTGGACTCGAAGCCATTCACTGAACCGGGCGCCCGGCCGCCGGCCCCGGTCAAGATCGTCATCGCGGGCGGCTTCGGCGTCGGCAAGACGACGGCCGTGTCGTCGATCTCCGAGATCAAGCCCCTCACAACGGAGGCGGCGATCACCTCGATGTCGGCGGACAACACCGGCCACGTCCCCGCCAAGACCACGACGACGGTGGCACTCGACTTCGGCTGCATCACCATCGACGAAGAGGTCAAGCTGTACCTGTTCGGCACGCCCGGCCAGGACCGCTTCGGCTTCATGTGGCAGGACCTGGTCCACGGCGCACTGGGCGCCCTGGTCATCGTGGACACCCGCCGCATGGACGACTGCTACCCGGCGGTCGACTACTTCGAGAACGCGGGCCTCCCGTTCGTGGTGGCGGTGAACATGTTCGACGGCTCGCTCGGCCACAACCTCGAGGACGTCCGCTGGGCACTCGCGGTGAGCGACGACGTCCCGCTGATCACGTTCGACGCCCGGCAGAAACTGTCGGTGCGAGACGCCCTGCTGGCGGTGCTCCACAACACGTTCAAGCGAGCCCGAGCCCAGGCGGGCGCGGGGGCTTGA
- a CDS encoding DUF742 domain-containing protein, whose amino-acid sequence MTEEPSLLRPYLMTSGRAQPVDQSLEIEAQVMTSRLGAASHPKLTFERQEIVSLCRNTMSVAEVAAMLGLHIGVARVLVADLAELGYVVVRRPGNHNSHDLGMIERVIRGLEAIH is encoded by the coding sequence ATGACCGAAGAGCCTTCGCTGCTGCGGCCGTACCTGATGACCTCGGGGCGGGCGCAGCCGGTCGACCAGAGCCTGGAGATCGAGGCGCAGGTCATGACGTCCCGCCTCGGGGCGGCGTCGCACCCGAAGCTCACGTTCGAACGCCAGGAAATCGTGTCCCTCTGCCGGAACACGATGTCGGTCGCCGAGGTGGCCGCCATGCTCGGCCTGCACATCGGCGTGGCCAGGGTCCTGGTGGCCGACCTCGCCGAACTGGGCTACGTCGTCGTCCGGCGGCCGGGCAACCACAACTCGCACGACCTCGGCATGATCGAAAGGGTCATTCGTGGACTCGAAGCCATTCACTGA
- a CDS encoding roadblock/LC7 domain-containing protein, which produces MSIPAPGVSVEAQNFNWLVSRFAQHTAGAIAAIAVSADGLLIAMSTELERSNADRLAAISSAMLGLAHGVSESHPLGSPDKVIIELEHGYLLVCTISIGCSLGVLANKQASLGTIAYEMAMFANRATEVLTPGLIEELKNTVGS; this is translated from the coding sequence ATGAGCATCCCCGCACCTGGCGTCAGTGTCGAAGCCCAGAACTTCAACTGGCTGGTGAGCCGCTTCGCGCAGCACACCGCGGGCGCGATAGCCGCCATCGCGGTCTCGGCCGACGGCCTGCTGATCGCGATGTCGACGGAGCTCGAGCGCTCCAACGCCGACCGCCTCGCCGCGATCTCCTCCGCGATGCTCGGCCTCGCCCACGGCGTCTCCGAAAGCCACCCGCTCGGCTCGCCGGACAAGGTGATCATCGAGCTCGAGCACGGCTACCTGCTCGTCTGCACGATCAGCATCGGCTGTTCCCTCGGCGTGCTGGCCAACAAGCAGGCCAGCCTGGGCACGATCGCCTACGAGATGGCGATGTTCGCCAACCGCGCCACCGAAGTGCTCACGCCGGGCCTGATCGAGGAGCTCAAGAACACCGTGGGGTCGTGA